From a single Streptomyces sp. 1331.2 genomic region:
- a CDS encoding ABC transporter ATP-binding protein: MTGPIPADDLTRPAPAQGLAVDAVSVQLAGARLVHEVSLRAAAGRVVGLIGPNGSGKSTLLRCVYRVLRPAGGTVRLDGDDLHALTARETARRVAALTQEHSAEFDFTVAEVVAMGRLPHRRGFGAPTDRDRERCAEALRKVRAGHLADRGFLSLSGGEKQRVLFARALVQEPRLLVLDEPTNHLDIAHQLEVLALAREAGPTVLTALHDLNLAAGHCDLLYVLRAGRIVASGPPAEVLQPALLAEVFGVRATPVRHPGTGALQLLFDRLT; the protein is encoded by the coding sequence ATGACCGGGCCGATCCCCGCGGACGACCTGACCCGCCCGGCGCCGGCCCAGGGGCTCGCCGTCGACGCCGTCTCGGTGCAGCTGGCCGGCGCCCGGCTGGTCCACGAGGTGAGCCTGCGGGCCGCCGCCGGCCGGGTGGTCGGGCTGATCGGGCCGAACGGCAGCGGCAAGTCGACCCTGCTGCGCTGCGTCTACCGGGTGCTGCGGCCGGCCGGCGGCACCGTCCGGCTGGACGGCGACGACCTGCACGCCCTCACCGCCCGCGAGACGGCCCGGCGGGTGGCCGCACTGACCCAGGAGCACTCCGCCGAGTTCGACTTCACGGTGGCCGAGGTGGTCGCCATGGGCCGGCTGCCGCACCGGCGCGGGTTCGGCGCCCCCACCGACCGGGACCGGGAGCGCTGCGCCGAGGCCCTGCGCAAGGTCCGGGCCGGCCACCTCGCCGACCGGGGCTTCCTGAGCCTGTCCGGGGGCGAGAAGCAGCGGGTGCTGTTCGCCCGTGCCCTCGTCCAGGAGCCGCGCCTGCTGGTGCTCGACGAACCCACCAACCACCTCGACATCGCCCACCAGTTGGAGGTGCTGGCGCTGGCCCGCGAGGCCGGCCCGACGGTGCTCACCGCGCTGCACGACCTCAACCTGGCGGCCGGCCACTGCGACCTGCTGTACGTGCTGCGGGCCGGCCGGATCGTCGCCTCGGGCCCGCCCGCGGAGGTGCTGCAACCCGCCCTGCTGGCCGAGGTGTTCGGCGTCCGCGCCACCCCGGTCCGGCACCCGGGGACCGGCGCCCTCCAGCTGCTGTTCGACCGCCTCACCTGA